The Arachis hypogaea cultivar Tifrunner chromosome 14, arahy.Tifrunner.gnm2.J5K5, whole genome shotgun sequence genome has a segment encoding these proteins:
- the LOC140178747 gene encoding uncharacterized protein, producing MEIRVFFKLVNKSRVVEECVRKVAAEKRCQWIPFQRAQERNFAPRGRNFKRRYFALQYNQGQEKKKYEFGRVQQPGRVYTTSAAGDEGSETLIGGNCEVAGKILSALFDSGVTHSFVAFERASELVLKIVVLAYDIKVHNANYEAVVTRLECPQVSFWVQQHELVHELICLLMTGLDLILGLDWLSKNHILLDCFEKSVYFMPEGSEGPVVANSYYLNSMVVNCSGYECQDVMLLTTGVSGDEQSLEKIPVVCEFSEVFPDDIDEFSPKREVKFAIELVPGIGPISSAPYRISPLEMTELKAQLEDLMGKCFIQPSVSLWGAPVLLVKKKDGRMRLCVDYRKLNKIRVRDEDIPKTAFRTRYVFMDYMNRIFRPFLDKFIVVVIDDILIYSKTEVEHVEHLQTGIVVDPAKVEAVMNWERPASVTEIRSFLGLVGYYRRFIKEFSQLTLPLTKLTRKDVPFVWTPEYEESFQVLKQRLTTVPVLVLPKPSEPFEVYCDTSLKGLGCVLMHTPHGS from the exons ATGGAGATTAGGGTGTTTTTTAAACTcgtgaataagagtagggtggtTGAGGAATGTGTGAGGAAGGTGGCAGCAGAGAAAAGATGTCAGTGGATACCATTTCAGAGGGCTCAAGAAAGGAACTTTGCACCGAGGGGCAGAAATTTCAAGCGTAGATATTTTGCTTTGCAATATAATCAGGGCCAAG agaagaagaagtatgagtTTGGTAGAGTGCAGCAGCCAGGGAGAGTGTACACCACTTCTGCAGCAGGTGACGAGGGATCCGAGACTTTGATCGGAGGTAACTGTGAAGTAGCTGGTAAAATTTTAAGTGCTTTGTTTGATTCTGGGGTGACGCATTCATTTGTAGCATTTGAAAGGGCTAGTGAGTTAGTATTGAAGATTGTAGTCTTAGCTTATGATATAAAGGTGCATAATGCCAATTATGAAGCCGTTGTGACTAGATTAGAATGTCCACAAGTCTCGTTTTGGGTTCAACAACATGAACTCGTTCATGAATTGATATGTTTACTGATGACAGGTCTGGATCTCATTTTGGGACTGGATTGGTTATCTAAGAATCATATTTTACTTGACTGTTTTGAGAAAtcagtgtactttatgccggaaggatCGGAAGGGCCGGTTGTGGCGAATAGCTACTATTTGAATTCCATGGTAGTAAACTGTTCTGGTTATGAGTGTCAGGATGTTATGCTATTAACCACGGGTGTTTCGGGAGATGAACAAAGCCTAGAGAAAATTCCGGTCGTTTGTGAATTTTCTGAGGTATTTCCAGATGACATTGATGAATTTTCTCCTAAACGAGAAGTCAagtttgcaattgagttggtgcctgggatAGGCCCGATctcgagtgctccttataggatatCACCTTTAGAAATGACCGAACTCAAGGCTCAGTTAGAAGATTTAATGGGTAAATGCTTCATCCAACCAAGTGTTTCTCTGTGGGGAGCACcggtgttactggtgaagaagaaagacggGAGGATGCGTCTCTGTGTAGATTACAGGAAACTGAataag ataagggtgagagaTGAAGACATCCCTAAGactgctttcaggactcgttatg tgtttatggactacATGAACCGAATCTTCCGTCCGTTCTTAGATAAATTCATTGTCGTCGTCATTGATGACATCCTCATTTATTCTAAAACTGAAGTAGAACATGTGGAACACTTGCAAACT GGGATTGTTGTGGATCCTGCTAAAGTTGAGGCGGtaatgaattgggagcgaccagCTTCTGTGACAGAGATTAGGAGTTTTCTTGGTTTGGTGGGATATTATCGGAGGTTCATTAAAGAATTTTCACAACTCACTTTACCTTTAACTAAGCTGACCAGGAAGGATGtaccatttgtttggactcctgagtacGAGGAAAGCTTTCAAGTGTTGAAACAGAGGTTGACCACTGTACCTGTGTTGGTGTTACCCAAGCCAAGTGAACcatttgaagtatactgtgacaCATCACTGAAGGGTCTGGGGTGTGTGCTGATGCATACACCTCACGgcagttaa
- the LOC112743228 gene encoding uncharacterized protein, giving the protein MSQDHRQLDSSLICRVILPLIQSNPSVSIPVLQSAIQASYHFKPSYRKVWMAKQKAIVRIYGDWEELYNKVLKLLQALQICFPGTICDLRVKPYYEGHLMVRDCCMFDKVFWAFPSCVEAFKHCKSFVFVDSMHLYVKYGGVLLIAVAQDGNSNILPIAFAIVESESTESWSFFLTNLRRHVTPQDLEMSTLLAWMTTDRPEDINQDQNGL; this is encoded by the coding sequence ATGTCTCAAGACCATCGTCAGTTAGATAGCAGTCTCATCTGCAGAGTCATATTGCCCTTGATTCAGTCCAACCCGTCTGTGAGTATCCCGGTCTTGCAAAGTGCGATCCAGGCAAGTTATCACTTCAAACCCTCATACAGAAAGGTGTGGATGGCAAAGCAGAAGGCAATTGTACGAATCTACGGTGATTGGGAAGAGTTGTACAACAAGGTGCTGAAACTGCTTCAGGCACTGCAAATCTGTTTCCCCGGCACCATATGTGACCTACGCGTCAAACCGTACTACGAAGGACACCTCATGGTGCGCGACTGCTGCATGTTCGACAAAGTATTTTGGGCTTTCCCGTCATGTGTCGAGGCCTTCAAGCATTGCAAGTCATTTGTCTTTGTAGACAGCATGCATCTGTATGTCAAGTATGGTGGAGTGTTGCTTATAGCGGTGGCGCAAGACGGAAACAGCAACATACTGCCAATTGCTTTTGCCATTGTTGAGTCTGAGAGCACCGAGTCATGGTCGTTCTTTCTTACTAATTTGAGGCGCCACGTCACACCACAAGACTTGGAGATGTCGACTCTTTTGGCATGGATGACAACAGACAGACCAGAAGATATAAACCAAGACCAAAATGGATTATGA
- the LOC112744204 gene encoding WRKY transcription factor 22: MEMELDWDLHAVVRGCSTLTSSSSSSSSSSSSSSSGFGYFHSQASPSSVLDTEDQQQQQQGITNNVMSFSAASYSYPFGPRTAIEELHELCKPFFTKSLPQQQQQQQQSLQASSPLSSFSVAPPPPPPPPKPVHAQEKQQRSNTNKHPHPGGDSVNTPRSKRRKNQLKRVCQVPVENLSSDIWAWRKYGQKPIKGSPYPRGYYRCSSSKGCLARKQVERNRTDPTMFIVTYTAEHNHPAPTHRNSLAGSTRQKPLTPQAAAATTTNGGESDEKALTPTKSASPDISVAEEEALPQHCEKSSVSREEKEEDLADDDDDEFGLSDMVIPDDFFDSFDELKEITGIDDDGIRGDNFFVDPFSAIAMPSWVANSAATAAGGS, from the exons ATGGAGATGGAGCTTGATTGGGATCTCCATGCGGTGGTTCGAGGCTGCTCCACCCTcacctcttcatcttcatcttcttcttcatcttcttcctcatcCTCTTCTGGTTTCGGTTACTTTCACTCTCAAGCTTCTCCTTCTTCTGTCCTTGACACTGAagaccaacaacaacaacaacaaggaaTTACCAACAATGTTATGTCCTTTTCTGCTGCTTCATATTCATACCCCTTTGGACCAAGGACCGCCATTGAAGAGTTGCATGAGCTTTGCAAGCCTTTCTTTACAAAATCACTccctcaacaacaacaacaacaacaacaatcattgCAAGCCTCTTCTCCTTTGTCTTCATTCTCTgtagcaccaccaccaccaccaccaccaccaaaacCTGTTCATGCACAAGAGAAGCAACAGAGAAGCAACACCAACAAGCATCCTCACCCTGGTGGTGATTCTGTCAACACCCCAAGATCTAAAAGAAG GAAGAACCAGCTCAAGAGAGTTTGTCAGGTACCAGTTGAGAATCTCTCATCAGACATATGGGCATGGAGGAAATATGGACAGAAACCCATAAAGGGGTCACCATATCCAAG GGGATACTATAGATGTAGCAGCTCAAAGGGATGTTTGGCAAGGAAACAAGTTGAAAGGAACAGAACGGATCCAACAATGTTCATAGTAACCTACACAGCAGAACACAACCACCCTGCTCCAACTCACAGGAACTCCCTTGCCGGATCGACGCGCCAAAAGCCGTTGACACCTCAGGCAGCTGCGGCCACCACCACCAACGGTGGAGAATCCGATGAGAAGGCCTTGACACCAACGAAATCGGCTTCGCCTGATATCTCAGTTGCGGAAGAAGAGGCTTTACCACAACATTGTGAAAAGTCATCAGTGAGCagagaagagaaggaagaggatttggctgatgatgatgatgatgagtttggTTTATCTGATATGGTGATACCTGATGATTTCTTTGATAGTTTTGATGAACTGAAAGAGATCACTGGTATTGATGATGATGGAATTAGAGGAGATAATTTCTTTGTTGATCCCTTTTCAGCCATTGCTATGCCTTCTTGGGTTGCCAATAGTGCTGCCACTGCTGCTGGTGGTAGCTGA